In the Olleya sp. Hel_I_94 genome, one interval contains:
- a CDS encoding T9SS type B sorting domain-containing protein produces the protein MKKFLLALLFLNSFISFSQDILMQTTTVSQCGGVFYDSGGPSANYADGESFILTICPDSPGQQVQLDFTAFSTQLNADELTIYDGDDNTANAFGTFSGGGAAANPGMFSATPTNPTGCLTIEFTSDGSANTSGWAATVACYEPCQTIVSQIDSATPAPNGDGYIWVCPGEDITLNGSATFSNDGTGATYEWDLGDGNFISGENATFSYATPGVYIVNLNVTDTNTDPDPAGCSNTNLINQVVQVGTEPDFTGTQAVDSVICFGDSTTLNGVVTPTEFINDCTPPISGTTFLPDGGGAVYQTCVTVDCYDSGQTLTDINQIVSICVNMEHSFAGDLDINIISPTGQIAVLKEYPGGGGTYLGGANDDGSVTPGVGADYCFSASGTVILENAPTITAGSNPPGASYTPGTYLPEGSLNTLLGSPLNGDWCIQIIDNLNVDNGYIFSWGIEFDPALQPPELSFTPVTVSEAWDADPSITSTTGNDITVQPTTAGTHCYTYRTTDDFGCEYTEVVCIDVLPEIDNGLPNDLFLCNPGAPPYIFDLTENDSAITGPSAIPGDLVITYYETLADAEAGTAAIATPTNYTSSAVLGVPQTVYVRVEYLSSGCYEVESFTLNITTQPTINPAPDMEVCDDASNDGFEPFDLESQNAAILGTQSPASFVVTYYLSFADADAGIASTALVSDYTNTVNPQPIYVRVQVIGDDACYIASPLPVFNLIVNAVDDSSFTIDPTCDGGTVTAVVTTGGTFSFNPDLADGATIDPATGEVTNGVVGTNYTIQYTTTGICPSSTDQSLTMLATDDPSFTMLPTCDGAVVDTIATTGGTFAFNPVPTGTETIDPTTGTITNGVPGTTYTVQYTTGGVCSASSTQDVTVYPTEDATFSVFENCDGGTATIIGDVAGIFTFNPAVTDGASIDPVTGEVTNGVSGVTYTVEYTTSGPCPDNSFQNITVLNQDDPAFTLIADCNGGTVDFVATPGGTFSFDTPVTDTAVIDAATGTVTFATPGASYTILYTTAGACINSSTQVLNVLAADDSSFSYVPTCDGAIATVDGLSGGIFTFNTPPAAGDGAMLDAATGLISGGNPNTTYSIDYTTNGPCPTTTNQSITSFPQPTAITPTPLEVCDDGTPDGFTSIDLSIKNNEISGGNPDYAVSYYLTQLDAETETSPLAIPYTNISNPQIVYVRVEDVTTSCFTTTTLQLDVVQAPVAFTPTALEYCDPDSDGFGVFTLSDATAEITGGAPGLTVTYHETSSDATNNVNPLVSPYNNIVANTQVIYVRVESATISTDCATFVDLVLIVNPTPQITDPSALEVCDNDADGFAIFDLELNNPEILNQLDSDTTNDLAAADYTITFYETEANANVPTNAIATPNAYTNTTADIQIIWVRVDDNANGCSTVTPMDLIVNPLPVLVQPDPIALCDYNNPGDEVEAFNLEDANAQILAGQTGITLTYYISQSGADNATAADQIFSPYTNIVNPQTVYVRAVDNVTGCVSTITLDLRVNPIPSPQASPVALIECDDDNDGFTTFNLDSQTTTILNGEPDVSISYHETQADATNDLNALVSPYTNIVANTQMIYVRAENDITGCFTIVVLPLQVQPSPVVPVVIDDYIVCDDNDDGFSQFDFDTVMAPQILGTQDPADFTLTYHTTQIAADNGTSPIVNTGNYTNVTNPQTIYVRLEGNVNGCVTTGSFIIRVEFPPVIVQPTPLAICDELDADYYENNDDMATFDLTVKNDEITAGNPSWIVTYYETQANAQADVSPIVDPTMYTNMMVGTNPANPQTVYVRVTDADTGCFSFTTLTIRVLPNPTPLQNPTDLELCDDVNIVGPNDLIEIFDLTTNEVTTINGELGVSASYYTDLDDALMGTNQIVDPTAHSNEDPDNPGVAINPQTIYMRVTNGTDASGTGGTGCYTIVSFDITVNPLPEVSPIEDYIYCELFNDGQYGFDLESKTPEILNGQDGTIFTVTYHETQGEADMAMNALSSPYTNTSNPQTIYVNITNTLTGCDTTTTFNIEVQEAAQANPDLVPIVYQICDDNMETDGDTTDDSAQFDLLTLNPEVLDGQDPANYIVSYYATQADADAATDALPFLYENSVNPQVIYVRVDNNTMTVLPLAIDLAGLGTTGIDFNGDGTIDTIDTDLDGVFDLIDVDGDGLSDGTDTDADGLIDEVDIDGDGIADAVDIDGDGVLDNQADSSVCYDTAEITLQVNPLPEFDLDDTYLLCVNTNGTEVVNTPVLDTGLSTTDYTFEWQLESVTLPGETGSSLTPTQGGLYTVIVTDAVTGCTNDDSATVEESEPPVITAEVTTAAFAEVHNISVTATGSGVSIFEFSIDDGPWETNTPNDGMYMFTDVGAGEHIITVRDINGCGEASIPVMVMDYPHFFTPNDDGFNDTWNIYGIEDQLDAEIYIFDRYGKLLKQLSPSGLGWDGTYNGNPMPTSDYWFTVEYREPNDTSNTRKQFKAHFTLKR, from the coding sequence ATGAAAAAATTTTTACTAGCACTATTATTTTTAAATTCGTTTATATCCTTCTCTCAGGATATTTTAATGCAAACAACAACTGTCAGTCAATGTGGTGGCGTTTTTTATGATTCAGGAGGACCTTCTGCAAATTATGCAGATGGAGAAAGTTTTATTTTAACAATTTGTCCAGATTCTCCTGGACAACAAGTGCAATTAGATTTTACTGCTTTTAGTACACAATTAAATGCAGATGAGTTGACAATATATGATGGAGATGATAATACTGCAAACGCTTTTGGAACATTTTCTGGAGGTGGAGCAGCAGCAAATCCGGGAATGTTCTCTGCAACTCCAACTAACCCAACAGGATGTTTAACAATAGAGTTTACCTCTGATGGAAGTGCAAATACTTCCGGTTGGGCAGCGACAGTTGCTTGTTACGAGCCTTGTCAAACTATAGTGTCTCAAATAGATAGTGCAACGCCAGCTCCAAATGGAGATGGTTATATTTGGGTATGTCCAGGTGAAGATATTACATTAAACGGAAGTGCAACTTTTTCAAATGATGGAACAGGTGCTACGTACGAGTGGGATTTAGGAGACGGTAATTTTATTAGTGGAGAAAATGCAACCTTTTCATATGCAACACCTGGAGTTTACATTGTCAATTTAAATGTAACTGATACAAACACAGATCCAGATCCTGCAGGTTGTTCTAACACTAATTTGATCAACCAAGTTGTTCAGGTTGGTACAGAGCCAGATTTTACAGGTACACAAGCTGTTGATAGTGTTATCTGTTTTGGAGATTCAACAACACTAAATGGTGTTGTAACTCCGACCGAGTTTATTAATGATTGTACACCACCTATCAGTGGTACAACTTTTTTACCTGATGGTGGAGGAGCTGTTTATCAAACTTGTGTTACAGTAGATTGCTATGACTCAGGTCAGACCTTAACAGATATAAATCAAATTGTTTCTATATGTGTAAATATGGAACACTCTTTTGCAGGAGATTTAGATATTAATATTATTAGTCCAACAGGACAAATAGCTGTTTTAAAAGAATATCCAGGAGGAGGTGGTACTTATCTTGGAGGTGCTAATGATGATGGCTCAGTAACACCAGGTGTTGGAGCAGATTATTGTTTTTCTGCAAGTGGTACGGTTATTTTGGAAAACGCACCAACAATAACTGCGGGATCTAATCCTCCAGGAGCATCATATACACCAGGTACTTATCTTCCTGAAGGCTCTTTAAATACCTTATTAGGTAGTCCATTAAATGGAGATTGGTGTATTCAAATTATTGATAATTTAAATGTTGATAATGGTTACATATTTTCTTGGGGAATTGAATTTGATCCAGCTTTACAACCTCCAGAATTATCGTTTACTCCAGTAACAGTCTCTGAAGCTTGGGATGCAGATCCATCGATAACAAGTACGACAGGAAATGATATTACTGTTCAACCAACAACCGCTGGAACACATTGTTATACTTATAGAACAACAGATGACTTTGGTTGCGAATATACAGAAGTAGTGTGTATTGATGTTTTACCAGAAATTGATAATGGTTTACCAAACGATTTGTTTTTATGTAATCCTGGAGCACCACCATATATTTTTGATCTAACTGAAAATGATTCAGCTATAACAGGTCCATCTGCTATTCCTGGTGACTTAGTAATTACTTATTATGAAACGCTTGCAGATGCAGAGGCTGGCACAGCAGCAATTGCAACGCCAACTAACTATACTTCGTCTGCAGTTTTAGGAGTGCCTCAAACTGTTTATGTAAGAGTTGAATATTTGAGTTCAGGATGTTATGAAGTAGAATCTTTTACACTAAATATTACAACACAACCAACCATAAATCCAGCTCCAGATATGGAGGTTTGTGATGATGCTTCAAATGATGGTTTTGAGCCTTTTGATTTAGAAAGTCAAAATGCTGCTATATTAGGTACTCAATCACCTGCTAGTTTTGTGGTAACTTATTATTTGTCATTTGCAGATGCAGATGCTGGAATAGCAAGTACAGCTTTAGTTAGTGACTATACAAATACAGTTAACCCACAGCCTATATACGTAAGAGTTCAAGTAATTGGAGACGATGCGTGTTATATAGCTTCTCCTTTACCAGTTTTTAACTTGATTGTTAATGCTGTTGATGATTCTTCTTTTACTATAGATCCAACATGTGATGGAGGTACAGTTACTGCTGTTGTAACAACAGGAGGGACATTTTCATTCAATCCTGATTTAGCAGATGGAGCAACAATAGATCCCGCAACAGGAGAAGTAACTAACGGAGTTGTAGGTACAAACTATACTATTCAATATACTACTACAGGGATTTGTCCTTCATCTACAGATCAGTCATTAACAATGCTAGCGACTGATGATCCATCGTTTACAATGTTGCCTACTTGTGATGGAGCAGTGGTAGATACAATAGCGACAACAGGAGGTACTTTTGCTTTCAACCCAGTGCCAACTGGAACCGAAACCATAGATCCAACGACAGGAACTATTACTAATGGTGTTCCAGGAACAACTTATACTGTGCAATACACTACAGGAGGAGTTTGTTCTGCTAGTTCTACTCAAGATGTTACTGTTTATCCAACAGAAGATGCAACATTCTCTGTCTTTGAAAATTGTGATGGTGGTACTGCTACCATTATTGGAGATGTAGCAGGGATATTTACATTTAATCCTGCTGTTACAGACGGAGCGTCTATCGATCCTGTAACGGGAGAGGTAACTAATGGAGTTTCAGGTGTAACTTATACTGTAGAATATACTACATCAGGACCTTGTCCAGATAATAGTTTTCAAAATATTACAGTTTTAAATCAAGACGATCCTGCATTTACATTAATTGCTGATTGTAATGGTGGAACTGTTGACTTTGTAGCTACTCCAGGTGGAACATTTTCTTTTGATACTCCTGTAACAGATACAGCAGTTATTGATGCAGCTACAGGAACAGTTACTTTTGCAACTCCAGGCGCAAGCTATACTATATTATATACAACAGCTGGAGCTTGTATCAATTCAAGTACACAAGTATTAAATGTATTAGCTGCTGATGACTCGTCATTTAGTTATGTGCCAACATGTGATGGTGCTATAGCGACAGTAGATGGTTTATCAGGAGGTATATTTACATTTAACACACCACCAGCTGCAGGTGATGGCGCTATGTTAGATGCTGCTACAGGTTTAATTTCTGGAGGTAATCCAAATACAACTTATAGCATTGATTACACTACAAATGGACCTTGTCCGACTACAACTAATCAATCTATTACATCTTTTCCTCAACCAACAGCAATCACACCAACACCATTAGAAGTTTGTGATGATGGTACACCAGACGGATTTACAAGTATAGATTTAAGTATTAAAAACAATGAGATTAGTGGAGGTAACCCAGACTATGCGGTAAGTTATTACCTAACGCAATTAGATGCAGAAACAGAAACTAGTCCATTAGCCATACCATATACAAACATTTCTAACCCACAAATAGTTTATGTAAGAGTAGAAGATGTGACTACAAGCTGTTTTACAACAACGACTTTACAATTAGATGTTGTACAAGCACCAGTAGCATTTACACCAACCGCTTTAGAGTATTGTGATCCAGACAGTGATGGCTTTGGAGTCTTCACATTAAGTGATGCTACAGCAGAAATCACAGGAGGCGCACCAGGATTAACGGTTACTTATCACGAAACCTCAAGTGATGCGACAAATAACGTAAACCCATTAGTTAGTCCATATAATAACATTGTAGCAAATACACAGGTTATTTATGTACGCGTAGAAAGTGCAACAATCTCAACAGACTGTGCAACGTTTGTAGACTTGGTTTTAATAGTAAACCCAACACCACAAATAACAGACCCAAGTGCTTTAGAAGTTTGTGATAATGATGCAGACGGTTTTGCAATTTTTGATTTAGAATTAAACAATCCAGAGATATTAAATCAGTTAGATTCAGATACAACAAACGATTTAGCAGCAGCAGATTATACGATAACATTTTACGAAACAGAAGCCAACGCTAATGTGCCAACAAATGCAATAGCAACACCAAATGCTTACACAAACACAACCGCAGATATACAAATTATTTGGGTACGCGTGGATGATAACGCTAATGGCTGTTCTACAGTAACACCAATGGATTTAATTGTAAACCCATTACCAGTATTAGTACAACCTGATCCAATAGCCTTATGTGATTATAACAATCCAGGAGACGAAGTAGAAGCCTTTAATTTAGAAGATGCCAATGCACAAATTCTAGCAGGACAAACCGGAATCACCTTAACCTACTATATTAGTCAATCCGGAGCAGACAATGCTACAGCAGCGGACCAAATATTTAGTCCATACACTAATATTGTAAACCCACAAACGGTTTATGTAAGAGCAGTGGATAATGTAACAGGCTGTGTCAGCACAATTACATTAGACTTAAGAGTTAATCCTATCCCATCACCACAAGCAAGTCCAGTAGCTTTAATAGAATGTGATGACGATAACGACGGATTTACAACCTTTAATTTAGACAGTCAAACAACAACGATCTTAAATGGAGAGCCAGACGTAAGCATCAGTTATCACGAAACACAAGCCGATGCGACAAACGATTTAAATGCCTTAGTTAGTCCATACACAAATATCGTTGCAAACACGCAAATGATATATGTGCGTGCAGAAAATGATATCACAGGATGTTTTACAATAGTCGTATTACCATTACAAGTACAACCATCACCAGTAGTACCAGTAGTAATCGATGATTATATTGTATGTGATGATAACGATGATGGGTTTAGCCAATTTGATTTTGATACAGTAATGGCACCACAAATCTTAGGGACACAAGATCCAGCAGATTTTACATTAACGTACCACACCACACAAATAGCAGCAGACAACGGAACTAGCCCAATAGTTAACACAGGTAACTATACTAATGTTACTAACCCACAGACAATTTATGTTAGATTAGAAGGTAACGTAAATGGATGTGTTACAACAGGCTCATTTATAATCCGAGTTGAGTTTCCACCAGTAATTGTGCAACCAACACCATTAGCAATATGCGATGAGTTAGATGCAGATTATTACGAAAACAATGACGATATGGCAACGTTTGACCTAACGGTTAAAAACGACGAAATTACCGCAGGTAATCCTAGTTGGATTGTAACCTATTACGAAACACAAGCCAATGCACAAGCCGATGTTAGTCCAATAGTAGACCCAACCATGTATACTAATATGATGGTAGGAACAAATCCAGCTAACCCACAAACAGTTTATGTTAGAGTCACAGATGCAGATACAGGATGTTTCTCATTTACAACATTAACCATCCGTGTGTTACCAAACCCAACACCATTACAAAACCCTACAGATTTAGAATTATGTGATGATGTGAATATTGTAGGACCAAATGATTTAATAGAAATCTTTGACCTAACCACAAATGAAGTAACCACAATAAACGGAGAATTAGGCGTAAGCGCAAGTTACTATACGGATTTAGATGATGCCTTAATGGGAACTAATCAAATAGTAGATCCAACAGCACATAGTAATGAAGATCCAGATAATCCAGGCGTAGCAATCAATCCGCAGACGATTTACATGCGTGTAACAAACGGAACAGATGCCTCAGGAACAGGAGGAACAGGATGTTATACTATAGTAAGTTTTGACATTACAGTAAATCCATTACCAGAGGTTAGCCCAATAGAAGATTATATCTATTGCGAATTATTTAATGATGGTCAATATGGCTTTGATTTAGAAAGTAAAACACCAGAAATCCTAAACGGACAAGACGGAACAATCTTTACTGTAACGTATCATGAAACACAAGGTGAAGCAGATATGGCAATGAATGCATTAAGTAGTCCATATACCAATACAAGTAACCCACAAACCATATACGTTAACATTACCAATACCCTAACAGGATGTGATACGACCACTACATTTAATATCGAAGTTCAGGAAGCAGCACAAGCCAATCCAGACTTAGTACCAATCGTATACCAGATATGTGATGACAATATGGAAACCGATGGAGACACAACTGATGATAGCGCACAATTTGATTTATTAACATTAAATCCAGAAGTATTAGATGGACAAGATCCAGCGAATTACATTGTAAGCTATTATGCCACACAAGCAGATGCCGATGCAGCAACAGATGCGTTACCATTTTTATATGAAAACAGTGTTAATCCACAAGTCATTTATGTACGTGTAGATAACAATACCATGACTGTATTACCATTGGCTATCGACCTAGCAGGATTAGGGACAACAGGAATAGACTTTAATGGCGACGGAACGATTGATACAATTGATACCGATTTAGATGGCGTTTTTGACCTAATAGATGTTGATGGCGATGGACTATCAGACGGAACAGATACAGATGCAGATGGTTTAATTGATGAAGTAGATATTGATGGCGATGGTATCGCAGATGCAGTAGATATTGATGGCGATGGCGTGTTAGATAATCAAGCAGACAGCTCAGTATGTTATGACACTGCCGAAATCACATTACAAGTTAACCCATTACCAGAGTTTGATTTAGATGACACTTATTTATTATGTGTTAATACAAACGGAACCGAAGTGGTAAACACACCAGTATTAGATACAGGATTAAGTACGACAGACTACACTTTTGAGTGGCAATTAGAAAGCGTAACCCTTCCAGGAGAAACAGGAAGCAGCTTAACACCAACACAAGGTGGTTTGTATACAGTAATAGTAACAGATGCAGTTACAGGATGTACTAATGACGACTCTGCAACGGTAGAAGAAAGTGAGCCACCAGTAATCACAGCAGAAGTAACCACAGCAGCCTTTGCAGAAGTACATAACATATCAGTAACAGCAACAGGAAGTGGCGTTTCAATCTTCGAGTTTAGTATAGACGATGGACCATGGGAAACAAATACACCAAATGATGGCATGTATATGTTTACAGACGTAGGAGCAGGAGAGCATATAATAACAGTAAGAGACATTAATGGCTGTGGAGAAGCAAGTATACCAGTAATGGTAATGGACTATCCACATTTCTTTACACCAAATGACGATGGGTTTAACGACACTTGGAACATTTACGGAATAGAAGACCAATTAGATGCCGAGATATACATCTTTGATCGTTACGGTAAATTATTAAAACAATTAAGCCCAAGTGGACTAGGATGGGATGGAACGTATAATGGTAATCCAATGCCAACTAGTGACTACTGGTTTACGGTTGAGTATAGAGAGCCAAACGATACCTCAAATACAAGAAAACAATTTAAAGCCCACTTTACTTTAAAAAGGTAA
- the folE gene encoding GTP cyclohydrolase I FolE: MKIDNNIDNTDAIGENHISTNHDTPLRADAFELSDADKIDSIKKDVTNILQTLGLDLTDDSLKGTPNRVAKMFVNEIFGGLHPDKKPKASTFDNKYQYGEMLVEKNITVYSTCEHHLLPIVGRAHVAYISNGTVVGLSKMNRIVDYYAKRPQVQERLTIQIVKELQKALGTDDVACVIDAKHLCVNSRGIRDIESSTVTSEFGGQFKKKATRREFLDYINLETKF, translated from the coding sequence ATGAAGATTGATAACAATATAGATAATACAGATGCTATCGGAGAAAACCACATTAGCACTAATCACGATACGCCTTTAAGAGCTGATGCTTTTGAATTATCAGACGCTGATAAAATTGATAGCATAAAAAAAGACGTAACAAATATTTTACAAACATTAGGTTTAGATCTTACTGACGACAGTTTAAAAGGAACACCTAATCGTGTAGCTAAGATGTTTGTTAACGAAATTTTTGGTGGGCTTCACCCTGACAAAAAGCCAAAAGCTTCAACTTTTGATAATAAATACCAATATGGCGAAATGCTTGTAGAAAAAAACATTACTGTTTATTCTACCTGTGAGCATCACTTACTACCAATAGTAGGTCGTGCACACGTAGCATACATATCTAACGGAACCGTTGTTGGTTTATCTAAAATGAATCGTATTGTAGATTATTATGCTAAACGACCTCAAGTACAAGAGCGTTTAACAATCCAGATAGTAAAAGAGTTACAAAAAGCTTTAGGCACAGATGACGTTGCTTGCGTTATCGATGCTAAGCACTTATGTGTAAATTCTAGAGGAATTAGAGATATTGAAAGCAGTACAGTAACCTCAGAATTTGGAGGACAATTTAAAAAGAAAGCAACAAGACGCGAATTTTTAGATTACATCAACTTAGAAACAAAATTTTAG
- the cysS gene encoding cysteine--tRNA ligase, which yields MELYKQQHIKIYNSLSGEKENFKAINDGYVGMYVCGPTVYSNVHLGNVRTFMSFDVIFRYLKHLGYKVRYVRNITDAGHLENDADVGEDRIAKKARLEEIEPMEVVQRYTVDFHNILNTFNFLPPSIEPTATGHIIEQIELIKTIIDNGFGYEVNGSVYFDVHKYNQTNNYGILSKRKLEDLIHNTRELEGQSDKKNPQDFALWKKAEPTHIMRWPSPWSDGFPGWHLECTAMSTKYLGEHFDIHGGGMDLKFPHHECEIAQNQAAKGKTPVNYWMHANMLIMNGKKMAKSTGNFILPTEIFTGENKNITKAFTPSVARFFMLQAHYRSILDFTNDGLLASEKGYNRLMEAISQLEDLKTSDNTTLNIAAWTQKCYDAMNDDFNTPILIANLFEAVKYINQIKEGTETITTKDLEDFKNTINAFVYDILGLKNDKTNAANGTDKLSGAVQLLIKLRQEARINKDFALSDQIRDELAEAGIQLNDGKEGTTFSTN from the coding sequence ATGGAACTTTACAAACAACAACACATAAAAATATATAATTCGCTTTCTGGCGAAAAAGAGAATTTTAAAGCTATTAACGATGGTTATGTTGGTATGTACGTTTGTGGTCCTACTGTATATAGTAATGTACATTTAGGTAATGTCAGAACATTTATGTCTTTTGATGTTATTTTTAGATACCTTAAACACTTAGGATATAAAGTACGTTATGTTAGAAACATAACCGACGCTGGACATTTAGAAAATGATGCAGATGTTGGAGAGGACAGAATTGCGAAAAAAGCAAGACTAGAAGAGATTGAGCCAATGGAAGTCGTGCAACGTTACACAGTAGATTTTCATAATATATTAAACACCTTCAATTTTCTTCCTCCAAGTATAGAGCCTACAGCTACTGGACATATTATTGAGCAAATAGAACTAATAAAAACCATCATAGATAATGGTTTTGGATATGAAGTAAATGGCTCTGTATATTTTGATGTCCATAAATATAACCAAACTAATAATTACGGAATTTTAAGTAAGCGTAAGCTAGAAGACTTAATCCATAATACCAGAGAACTAGAAGGACAATCAGACAAGAAAAATCCTCAAGATTTTGCACTTTGGAAAAAAGCCGAACCAACACATATCATGCGTTGGCCTTCTCCTTGGAGCGATGGATTTCCTGGATGGCATCTAGAATGTACAGCAATGAGCACTAAATACTTGGGAGAGCATTTTGACATACATGGTGGCGGAATGGATTTAAAATTCCCTCATCACGAATGTGAGATTGCACAAAACCAAGCAGCCAAAGGAAAAACACCTGTTAACTATTGGATGCATGCCAACATGCTAATCATGAACGGTAAAAAAATGGCAAAATCTACAGGTAACTTTATATTACCAACCGAGATTTTTACGGGTGAAAACAAAAACATCACCAAAGCATTTACACCAAGTGTCGCTAGATTTTTTATGCTTCAAGCACATTACAGAAGTATTTTAGATTTTACAAATGATGGCTTATTAGCTAGCGAGAAAGGCTACAACAGATTAATGGAGGCTATAAGTCAATTAGAAGATTTAAAAACATCAGACAATACAACGTTAAACATTGCTGCATGGACGCAAAAATGTTACGATGCCATGAATGACGATTTTAATACACCTATTCTAATTGCTAATTTATTTGAAGCAGTAAAATACATCAACCAAATAAAAGAAGGCACAGAAACTATTACTACAAAAGATTTAGAAGATTTTAAAAACACAATCAACGCTTTTGTATACGATATATTAGGATTAAAAAATGACAAAACTAATGCTGCAAACGGAACAGATAAACTATCTGGAGCAGTGCAATTATTAATAAAACTACGTCAAGAAGCCAGAATCAATAAAGATTTTGCACTATCAGATCAAATCAGAGACGAACTAGCAGAAGCTGGCATACAACTTAACGATGGTAAGGAAGGCACAACCTTTTCTACCAATTAA
- the yidD gene encoding membrane protein insertion efficiency factor YidD, with the protein MKKIILAPFLFLIKVYQTLISPFTPATCRYQPTCSHYTKEALLKHGLLKGLKLSIKRILSCHPWGGSGYDPVP; encoded by the coding sequence ATGAAAAAGATAATCTTAGCTCCATTTCTATTTTTAATCAAGGTTTATCAAACCCTAATTTCTCCATTTACACCAGCCACTTGCAGGTACCAACCAACCTGCTCACATTACACCAAAGAAGCCCTATTAAAACACGGTTTATTAAAAGGACTAAAACTAAGCATTAAACGTATTTTAAGTTGCCATCCTTGGGGAGGAAGCGGTTATGATCCAGTACCATAA
- the lgt gene encoding prolipoprotein diacylglyceryl transferase has translation MYLLKFDWNPLTGIDIIGNFKIHFYSVMWIAAFVIGHAIMKRIFKREKINIEFLDPLFIYTVLATMLGARLGHVIFYQPELITQDPLSVLLPFKFNGGFEFTGFQGLASHGAAIGIIIGMILYRRKYNYKSLMWILDRIVIPVASGAVFIRIGNFINSEIIGKVTDSDLGVRFVQEYYNKYEIVQKTGIKDVKKAYASITDNPNMSELLNAIPYRHAAQLYESFCYIFVFLILWFIYTKTTKKDQTGFLFGLFLILLWSVRFFVEFVKEPQGEEFINWFGLNTGQWLSIPFILIGLYFMFLFKPKTSIK, from the coding sequence ATGTACTTACTTAAATTCGATTGGAATCCTTTAACTGGAATCGATATTATCGGAAATTTTAAAATTCATTTTTACAGTGTCATGTGGATTGCTGCGTTTGTTATTGGACATGCCATAATGAAACGTATTTTTAAACGCGAAAAAATAAATATTGAATTTTTAGACCCATTATTTATTTACACTGTTTTAGCAACCATGTTAGGTGCACGTTTAGGACATGTCATTTTTTACCAACCAGAACTAATTACCCAAGACCCATTAAGTGTTTTATTACCCTTTAAATTTAATGGTGGATTCGAGTTTACCGGTTTTCAAGGATTAGCCAGTCATGGTGCTGCAATTGGTATAATCATAGGAATGATATTATATCGTCGCAAATACAACTACAAATCCTTAATGTGGATTTTAGATCGCATTGTAATACCTGTAGCGTCTGGAGCAGTTTTTATTAGAATAGGTAACTTTATAAATTCCGAAATTATTGGAAAAGTAACAGACTCTGATTTAGGTGTTAGATTTGTGCAAGAGTATTATAATAAGTATGAAATTGTACAAAAAACTGGAATTAAAGACGTAAAAAAAGCATACGCATCTATAACAGACAATCCAAATATGTCAGAGTTATTAAACGCTATACCTTATAGACATGCTGCACAGTTATATGAGTCGTTTTGCTACATATTTGTTTTTTTAATTTTATGGTTTATATACACTAAAACAACTAAAAAAGATCAAACAGGATTTTTATTCGGATTATTTTTAATACTACTATGGAGTGTTAGATTTTTTGTCGAGTTTGTTAAAGAGCCACAAGGAGAAGAGTTTATTAATTGGTTTGGACTTAACACAGGACAATGGTTAAGTATCCCATTTATATTAATTGGATTATATTTTATGTTTTTATTTAAACCAAAAACAAGTATCAAATAA